The genomic stretch GGAAACCAAACCTGTTAAACCGCTGGAAACAACTGCTGCTTTGGCAGGACCGCCTTTGTATTTTCCCAGGAGCGAAATTGCCAGATCATTAAAGAAATGTCCTGCTCCAACCTTTTCCAGCATGGATCCCAGCAGGACAAAGAGGAAAACAGTATTTGCCGAAACATCGAGCGGAATTCCGTAAATTCCTTCCATCGAGAGAGCAATCTGGCTGATATATTTAGTGAGGGAAACTCCTTTGAAAGCAAAGATGGAAGGCATGTAAGGTCCGAGAAAAGCATAGATCGTGAATAAAATTGCGATGATCGAAAGTGCAGGACCGATAATCCTGCGAGCTGCTTCCAGAACTAAAAGGATCAAAATAACGCTGATAAAAATATCCCTTAAAATTGGCCTACCAGCACGCATGGAAATTCCAGTCCAATCCAAAATAATATATAAAACAGCAAGAACACCGATAATTCCTAACAACCAGTCATATAAAGGGATATTTTCTTTTTTGTATTCGATTTCTCCTTTTTGTTTGAAGATCGGGACGGAAAGGAAAACCAAACTTACAGCAAAACCCAGATGAATTGCCCTGACTATAAGACTATCCAAAATGATGAATTTCGGTAAAGCAAGCTGGAACAATGCCCAGAGAACTGCCAGCAAATGTATTATTTTTTTATTGATTGAATTCATTGATGAAAGTTTTCACATTTTATAAAAATGTGTTACATACCTCTTTCCTGAAAATATTTCAAAGCTCCTTCATGAAGCGGAGCGGAAAGACCTTTCAGCATATTCTCTTTCGTTAGAACTTTATATGCTGGATGCAGTTTCTTAAATTCCTCCAGATTTTCAAAAACCTCTTTAGTAATGGCGTAAACTATCTGTTCGTTGACATTTTGAGAAGTAATAAAAGTTGCTTTCACTCCGATCGTGTTAATGTTTTCAGCGTTCAGAGAATTTGGATAAAATTCTTTAGGAATCACTGATTTTGCATAATAGGGATATTCTTCCAGCATTTTATCGATTTCAGGTCCGGTTATCGGAATTATCCTAACTTTTATGCGACCGGAAGTCGCTTCTTTTATATTCCCATTGGGATGACCGACCGTGTAGAAAAAAGCGTCGATCCTTTCATCCTGCAGAAGTCCAGGAGCTTCCACTGCTTTCACGAATTCAGCATTAAAATCTTTTTCATCAAGTCCTAACGCTTTCAAAACATCTCGTGAATTTTGCAGCTGACCGGAACCAGGATTTCCAAGATTTATTCTTTTTCCTTTCAAATCCGACAAACTGTTGATTCCGCTCTTTTCGGAAGCAATTAAAGTGATCGATTCCGGATGGATGGAAAAAACAGCTCTCAAATCTGTCTGCTTTCCTTTATCAGACCATTCAGCTAATCCGTTGTATGCTTGATATTGCCGATCCGATTGAGCAATACCGAAATCCAGGTCTCCACTCAATACAGCATTGATATTGTAAACAGATCCTCCAGTTGATTCGACTGTTGCTTTGATCTGGTATTCTTCGAATTTCTGGTTGATCATCCTGCTGATCGCTCCTCCAGTTGGATAATAGACTCCGGTTACACCACCAGTTCCGATAGTTACAAATTTGGTTTGTTGCCTGGAACAATTTACTGATAATAAACTGGTTAA from Candidatus Cloacimonadota bacterium encodes the following:
- a CDS encoding TAXI family TRAP transporter solute-binding subunit encodes the protein MKTKIIILLILTSLLSVNCSRQQTKFVTIGTGGVTGVYYPTGGAISRMINQKFEEYQIKATVESTGGSVYNINAVLSGDLDFGIAQSDRQYQAYNGLAEWSDKGKQTDLRAVFSIHPESITLIASEKSGINSLSDLKGKRINLGNPGSGQLQNSRDVLKALGLDEKDFNAEFVKAVEAPGLLQDERIDAFFYTVGHPNGNIKEATSGRIKVRIIPITGPEIDKMLEEYPYYAKSVIPKEFYPNSLNAENINTIGVKATFITSQNVNEQIVYAITKEVFENLEEFKKLHPAYKVLTKENMLKGLSAPLHEGALKYFQERGM